The nucleotide window ATCATAACTGCGCAGGACCGCCCTGACTATCATTCAATCACCGTTATTCATGATTCATTTATATTATTATACAGTATTAATTTATTATTTACAAGTTAAGCCGGTCACAAGGTTGAATTCTTCGATTTAATGATATCGGTAAATTTTCTTTTCCCCGAAAGATAAACGCTCAGGGGGATGGGAAACGGGATCATTTTCTTTCGAATCTGAGTGTCACGGATCTTTCTCAAAGACTGATGCTTCCGGTGTTTCTTCACCAGGTAAGGAAGATGGCACAAAAGCCAGGTATATGCCACAAAAAGTGCACCAATCCTTTTAAAATCCCCCCTGATCAGGGCAAAACCTCCGGACATAAAATCCAAAAGGAAACGGATTGGTGCAATCCAAAGCAGGGAAAGCACTGAATAATTGGCCAAAAGCATCATGAGATTATTCCGGTGATTCAGGTACTTTTTCCGGTAGGAGTCGGGAGGCAGTGTCCATCCCGAGTGGTGCCAGATGACAGAATCGGGGATACAATATGCAGACCAGCCCAGCAAATGGAAGCGCCAGTGCAGATCAATTTCCTCCATGTGGGCAAAAAAGGTTTCGTCAAACAGCCCGCTCTCGTCCAACGCTTTTTTCCGAACCATAAAAGCGGTCCCGCTGGACCAGAATATTTCCATGGGTGTGTCGTATTGTCCCTGATCTGTTTCCAGATAATCAAAAAGTCTGCCCCTGGCAAAAGGATAGCCGTAATAATCCATAAATCCACCGGCAGCCCCCGAATAGTCAAAACGATCCCGGCGGTTGTAAGAAAGAATTTTAGGCATCACAGTGGCTGCGAGAGGATGAGTATCAAGCCATTGAACCATTGGTTCGATCCAGCCCGGATCATGGATTGTGTCATTATTTAAAATTAAAAGATATTCCCCTGTGGCATGAGTAATGCCCACATTGCATCCTCCGGCAAATCCCAGGTTCACTTTATTTCGGATGATATGTACTTGAGGATACTCCTTTTCAACCATCTCAAGGCTGCCATCAGTGGATCCGTTATCCACAAGAAGAATCTCTCGGTGGGGATAGGTAGACTGCCTTAGAGAGTCCAGACAATCTTTCAAAATATCCCGGCCGTTATAATGGGGAATAATGATACTGACTTTGATCATAGAAAAAAGGGGCTTTATGCCCCCTGTTGTTTATTCCTGAGTGGTTTGTTCTTCTTTTAATTTCATGATCTGTTCTTTCATTTGGATAGCATTGGGGTCTCCCGGTGCTACATCGCTCAACCAACGATCAAGCAATTCCAGGGCCTGATCGTATTTTTCGGCTTCCCGGTAAATCAGCGCCAGCATTCCCACGGTTCTGGCATCCCGGGGACGAAGGAAATAGGCATTTTCCATGACGGATGCAGCTTTATCATAATCCTGTAAATCCATATAGTAAACCTGGGCGGCATTGAAATACTCGTTATACCCCAGGTTATCCCGGTTAATATACCGTTCAACCCGTTCCAGCATTTCAGACGTATCACCGGTTTCGAGATACAGTCTTCCCATCTGAAGCATGAGTTCAGGATGATATATGGGAATATTTTCTTCCGGGATTTTTTCCTCAAGGAAATCAAGCAGATGTCCGGCTTTTTCCTTTTCCCCTTTTTCAAGAAATGCCATGACGGCCTGCATGGCGCAGGTCCTGTAATTCTGCATAAGCCGTTTGATGTTGTTGTTCAGGAACACATCGGGATTGGCAAGATTACGGAACCGGTACGTTTGGGTAAAGTTATCATAGATTTTATCCGGATCCACATGGGGAACTTTTTTGGGATGGAGCCGCATAGAAAGTCCTTCCATGGAGAGATACTCTCCAAGGCCGATACGGTTGTTATCAGGGACGGTAACGGCAAAATAGACGGGGCGTTTCCAGGCGGCAGCACGGGCCAGAATATAAATCATCTGATCCTGTACCCGCAGACCCATATCCCGGTAGCCCGGATCCATACGCCAGGTAATTTCCCCTTTGGGATTCAATTCCTCCGGAACTTCAATGGACATTTTACGGGATTTCCAGGGGATTACCGTCATCTGCTCGATCTGCTTATCCGGCAGGGGGATATCCAGCTTAGGTTCATTATGTTTGAGCTGAAGAATATACCAGGGAGTATTCAAAAGACTCAGGTTGACAACCCTGACATCCGTGCGGACTTTTTCCACCTCCTGCATATACCAGAGGGGAAAGGTGTCATTATCCCCGTTTGTAAAAATAATGCCGTTGGGTGCCACGGAATTCAGCAAATTATAGGCATAATCCGAAGCCACATAATTGCCATGCCGGTTATGTTCTTTATAGTTGGCCCGGAGCATATTCACCGGAAGGACCAGCAGAAGAACCACAGCCGTGGCGGGTACCAGCCAGGACTTTACTTTCTTGTTTTTCAGTCTATCCACCCAATTGAGTATCCCGTAAACACCCAGACCAATCCAGATGGAAAAGGCAAAAAAGGAACCCACATAGGAGTAATCCCGTTCACGGGGTTGGGGATCGGGTTGGTTCAGGTAGATGATAATGGCAAGACCGGTCATAAAAAAGAGAGCCATAACCGATAAGGCCCTGTTCCGGTCCCGCATAAAGTGGTAAAACATGCCGAACCATCCCACAAGAAAAGGAATTCCCCATAATTTTGAAGGATCCAGCTGATCTCCGGTCCGCCCGATAAATTGCCAATTAAAATAACGGATATACATTTTTTTTACCTGGTATTTCCAGAAAAAGTCCCAGGGACCGGAGTATTGATTCCGGTTTGGGGATTCGCGCCAGCGGGCGATACGGTCTGTTGTGATATCTCCGTACTGTTCCCGCTCCAGGTAGGCAACGGCCTGGCGTATCGATTCGGGATCGTTTTCGTCAATATTGGGGTTTTTCAGGGATCGAATAAAAATGGTTTCATAGGAAGAGTATCCGATGGTTATCAGGGCCAGACCTATCAGGGCAATCTGGGTCCATTTCCAGGCTGAGATGTAATTTTTCAGGAGTGATTTGAACATGAGAAATGCAAGAAAAATGACCAGGAGGATGACTAAGATAGCCAGGGGAAATGAGATTGCGGCGGGATTGATACCCATAAGCAGGGCAAGACGGGCCGTTCCCCGGATAATTCCCGTGTTGATGATCACAAAATAAAGTCCCGTAACAGCCGCCAGGAGAATTAGCGGTCCCCATTTGAATTCTTTATACCGGAAATAGATAATCAAGGCAATGAAGGGGAGAGCCAGAAGATTCAGCATGTGAACACCGATAGCCAGTCCGATCAAGTAAGCAATGAGTATAAGATACCGCTCCCCATGGGCATGATGCTCATCGGCTTCATTCCATTTCAGCACAAGCCACACAACAATTGCCGTAAAAAAGGTACTCATGGCATACACTTCGGATTCCACGGCATTAAACCATTGACTGGTTGTAAAAGCAAAAGTCATGGCGCCGATGAAAGCACTGAGATAAATGATCCACTGTTTTTTTCCGTTCTGATCTTTATCTACAAAGAATCGGCTGAATTGAATGATAATCAGATATAAGAGAAGCACGGCACCGGCAGAAGCTATGGGAGACATAAGATTCATCCGCCATCCGATATCCGGATTCAGGGGAATCATGGTAAAGATACGTCCTAAAAGGAGAAAAATCGGACTTCCGGGTGGATGAGGCACACCCATAATATAGGATGTGGCAATGAACTCCCCGCAATCCCAGAAAGAAAGAGTGGGAGCCATAGTTCTAAAATACACCAAAAATGATCCAAGAAGGGCAACCAGTCCCAACCAGAATTTCGTCTTATCTTTTGTCATGAGTCCTTTCCTGTATTTTTAATATCAAAGACGTGAAATAACATCTGCTTAAATATCCGCCGGTCACAAAGGTTCCTTTTCAGTTTTTCAAGAGCATTATCCAATGGTGGCATAATCTAATTTATCCCTGTAATGTTTCAAAAAGAAATCCCGGAGGGTTTTGTGCCGGGGCAGTAGGATTTGAGGGTCTTTATCCACCAGGTTAAAAGCTTCTTTCCGGGCTTTAATCATCACTGGCATATCGCTGACCAGATCGGCAATCTTTAATCCTGAATCTCCATGTTGCCGTGCACTGAAAAATTCCCCGGGGCCCCGCAGTTGTAAATCCGATTCTGCAATTTCAAAACCATCTGAGCTTTTCTCCAGAATGCGAAGACGGGTATTCCCCTGTTCGGTATTTTTCCGGTTCACCAAAAGACAATAGCTTTGCTCGGCTCCACGCCCTACCCGTCCCCGGAGCTGATGAAGCTGGGTGAGACCAAACCGTTCGGCGTTTTCAATCATCATGATGCCGGCATTGGGGACATCCACTCCAACTTCAATAACTGTCGTGGATACCAGAATATGGATTTTCCCCTCCTTAAAATCCTTCATCACGGCTTCTTTTTCCCGGGAAGGTGTTTTTCCGTGAAGGAGGGCAACCTTCAAATCGGGAAAGATGACATTCCGTAATTCCTCAAACCCGGCTTCGGCAGCTTTCAGATCCATTTTTTCGCTTTCACTGATCAGGGGATAAATCACATAAACCTGCCGACCTTTTCGGACTTCTTTCCGGATAAAATCATAGGCCCGTGCCAATCCGCCGGGAGATACCACTCTTGTCCTTACTGTTTTACGGCCAGGCGGCATTTCATCAAGGATGGACACATCCATATCGCCATAGAGGGTTAGCGAGAGGGTTCGCGGGATGGGAGTAGCCGTCATGGATAGTACATGAGGGTTCAGTCCCTTTTTAATCAGCATTCCCCGTTGATCCACTCCAAATCGATGTTGTTCATCCACCACCACAAAACCCAATTTCTTAAAATTTACTCCCTCCTGAATTAAAGCATGGGTTCCAATGACAATGGGAGTCTGCCCGTTGGCAATATGAGTCAGGCTTTCCCTCTTTTGGACAGTACTCAGGCGACCTGTCAGTAGAGCAACAGGTATATTCAGGGGCATAAAAAGCTGGTTAAAATTTTTGTAATGCTGATTCGCCAGGATTTCGGTGGGTGCCATGATAGCAGTCTGGAAACCGTTATCAATCATAATGGCAGCAGCAGCAGCGGCAACCAGTGTTTTCCCGCTGCCCACATCCCCCTGCAGCAGGCGGTTCATGATGTAACCTGAGCGTAAATCCTCATAGATTTCCCGGATTACCCGTTTTTGCGCTTGTGTTAAATCAAAAGGCAGGGAATGATAGAGTTTGTGAATCAATTCGCCGGCATGTGAACATACATAGGGACTCTTCTGCTCCCGGATGGTTTTTTTCTTGATGGCGAGGAGCAGTTGGAGCATGAATAATTCCTGGAACTTGAAGCGGAACCACCCTCTTTTCAGGGAAGCTTCATCGTCAGGAAAGTGCATTTGGTACAGGGCATCCCGATAGGGTAAAATCCGGATATTGTTGAGAACATTATCGGGAAGGGGATCAGGCAATTGAGGTGGACACTGCTTAAAGAGCCTGTAGAAAATTCTTCGAAAGACCCGTGAATTGAGTCCGCGTTTTCGCAGTTCCTGAGTCAAAGGATAGACCGGCACCAGCATACCGGTGTTCAACTGATCCCGGTCCACAAAATCAAAATCCGGGTGGGTCATGGTGTGGCCGCGGAAAAAATCCACCTTACCGCTGACGGAAATAGTCTCCCCGGGCTTGAGTATTTTCTGAATCCACTGATATCCCTGGAACCAGTTCAGGGTCATATAGCCCGTAGCATCTCGTAGTGTTACATGGAGAATTTTCCGGCGCCTGTGCTGCTGGAGAACGCTGTTCACCACTTCGCCCACCACAGTGCATTCTTCACCGGTCACCAGATTTCCGATGCTTTTGACTGTAGTCCTATCCAGGTAACGGCGTGGAAAATAGGATAACAAATCCTCAACGGTCGTTATGCCCATGTCATTGAGAATCGTTTCCCGGGCATGACCGATATAAGGGACTTTTCCAACATTCTGATCTAAAAAGGGATGCACATCTTCTTACCGGTAACTGACATAACAGGTATATTCAACGGTCACAGATGTCCCTCCTTTCAGAATCAGAGGGATTTCCAGTTCCATTGCGGATTTTTTCTCTGTTTTATGGCTTGCGTTTTTCACGGTCCAGTTTCCATGCCAGCGGTCCCGAATTTTCACCGGGAGGGTTTTGTTACTCCGATTCCGGATTTCATAGCGGATGCGGCCTTCCGCCGTCTCTCTTTCCCGCTTATAATCCAGGATAGTCCGTTCATACACCAGATCAAAGGCTTTTCCGGGCGATACAACCAGCGGTTCGTCGGCCGGGGTGTTGGGAACCGGGACTTCCCCGGCAAAAACACCGTTTTCATCAAAAATCCGGAGAGTCCCCTTGGGAAGAATCAGATCATCCTTGCCGGTTTTTTTCATCTTCAAAGTTAATTCCAGGTCGGCATGGCAAGGCAGGGAACCCGATGATGAAAAAGAATTGCCGGTTACAATGTACAATTTTTCCGGAGACAGTTCCGCCGGTTCAGCCAGGGCTTCCCTGAACTCGGTTCCCGGAAGAAACGTTACAAAGTCTTTGAGTTTGAAAATATAATTATCCCCTGAACTTTGTGGTGCTTCAGCAACTGAAGCCGCATCGGCGGCATAATTCATCCCCATTCCTTTGGGGGCTCTCATGACCATTTCTTCCCGTCTTATCTTTCCGGTTTTAACATCGCCGGCCAGAAGCGTGACTTTCGCATTTGTTAATGTCCCGTTTCCCCGGTTGGTCAGTC belongs to Candidatus Neomarinimicrobiota bacterium and includes:
- a CDS encoding DUF2723 domain-containing protein, whose translation is MTKDKTKFWLGLVALLGSFLVYFRTMAPTLSFWDCGEFIATSYIMGVPHPPGSPIFLLLGRIFTMIPLNPDIGWRMNLMSPIASAGAVLLLYLIIIQFSRFFVDKDQNGKKQWIIYLSAFIGAMTFAFTTSQWFNAVESEVYAMSTFFTAIVVWLVLKWNEADEHHAHGERYLILIAYLIGLAIGVHMLNLLALPFIALIIYFRYKEFKWGPLILLAAVTGLYFVIINTGIIRGTARLALLMGINPAAISFPLAILVILLVIFLAFLMFKSLLKNYISAWKWTQIALIGLALITIGYSSYETIFIRSLKNPNIDENDPESIRQAVAYLEREQYGDITTDRIARWRESPNRNQYSGPWDFFWKYQVKKMYIRYFNWQFIGRTGDQLDPSKLWGIPFLVGWFGMFYHFMRDRNRALSVMALFFMTGLAIIIYLNQPDPQPRERDYSYVGSFFAFSIWIGLGVYGILNWVDRLKNKKVKSWLVPATAVVLLLVLPVNMLRANYKEHNRHGNYVASDYAYNLLNSVAPNGIIFTNGDNDTFPLWYMQEVEKVRTDVRVVNLSLLNTPWYILQLKHNEPKLDIPLPDKQIEQMTVIPWKSRKMSIEVPEELNPKGEITWRMDPGYRDMGLRVQDQMIYILARAAAWKRPVYFAVTVPDNNRIGLGEYLSMEGLSMRLHPKKVPHVDPDKIYDNFTQTYRFRNLANPDVFLNNNIKRLMQNYRTCAMQAVMAFLEKGEKEKAGHLLDFLEEKIPEENIPIYHPELMLQMGRLYLETGDTSEMLERVERYINRDNLGYNEYFNAAQVYYMDLQDYDKAASVMENAYFLRPRDARTVGMLALIYREAEKYDQALELLDRWLSDVAPGDPNAIQMKEQIMKLKEEQTTQE
- the recG gene encoding ATP-dependent DNA helicase RecG, with translation MHPFLDQNVGKVPYIGHARETILNDMGITTVEDLLSYFPRRYLDRTTVKSIGNLVTGEECTVVGEVVNSVLQQHRRRKILHVTLRDATGYMTLNWFQGYQWIQKILKPGETISVSGKVDFFRGHTMTHPDFDFVDRDQLNTGMLVPVYPLTQELRKRGLNSRVFRRIFYRLFKQCPPQLPDPLPDNVLNNIRILPYRDALYQMHFPDDEASLKRGWFRFKFQELFMLQLLLAIKKKTIREQKSPYVCSHAGELIHKLYHSLPFDLTQAQKRVIREIYEDLRSGYIMNRLLQGDVGSGKTLVAAAAAAIMIDNGFQTAIMAPTEILANQHYKNFNQLFMPLNIPVALLTGRLSTVQKRESLTHIANGQTPIVIGTHALIQEGVNFKKLGFVVVDEQHRFGVDQRGMLIKKGLNPHVLSMTATPIPRTLSLTLYGDMDVSILDEMPPGRKTVRTRVVSPGGLARAYDFIRKEVRKGRQVYVIYPLISESEKMDLKAAEAGFEELRNVIFPDLKVALLHGKTPSREKEAVMKDFKEGKIHILVSTTVIEVGVDVPNAGIMMIENAERFGLTQLHQLRGRVGRGAEQSYCLLVNRKNTEQGNTRLRILEKSSDGFEIAESDLQLRGPGEFFSARQHGDSGLKIADLVSDMPVMIKARKEAFNLVDKDPQILLPRHKTLRDFFLKHYRDKLDYATIG
- a CDS encoding glycosyltransferase family 2 protein — encoded protein: MIKVSIIIPHYNGRDILKDCLDSLRQSTYPHREILLVDNGSTDGSLEMVEKEYPQVHIIRNKVNLGFAGGCNVGITHATGEYLLILNNDTIHDPGWIEPMVQWLDTHPLAATVMPKILSYNRRDRFDYSGAAGGFMDYYGYPFARGRLFDYLETDQGQYDTPMEIFWSSGTAFMVRKKALDESGLFDETFFAHMEEIDLHWRFHLLGWSAYCIPDSVIWHHSGWTLPPDSYRKKYLNHRNNLMMLLANYSVLSLLWIAPIRFLLDFMSGGFALIRGDFKRIGALFVAYTWLLCHLPYLVKKHRKHQSLRKIRDTQIRKKMIPFPIPLSVYLSGKRKFTDIIKSKNSTL